Proteins from a genomic interval of Micromonospora sp. NBC_00389:
- a CDS encoding aldehyde dehydrogenase family protein → MISFTGSTRAGKRIAAVAAETVKRVALELGGKGANIILDDADLPEAVSRGLMMSFTNGGQVCGAWPRMLVPASRQDEVVALAVAAAKQYTVGDPTDEATRIGPMASEAHRQKVVGYIERGIADGARLVFGGPDRPEGLAKGAYVQPTIFADVDPRSAIAQEEIFGPVLTIIPYADEEEAVAIANGTLYGLTSGVFGEPEHATAVARRLRVGQVDVNAGHWNPLAPFGGYKQSGNGREFGRFGLEEFLETKSIQR, encoded by the coding sequence ATGATCTCCTTCACCGGCTCCACCCGGGCCGGGAAGCGGATCGCCGCGGTGGCCGCGGAGACCGTCAAGCGGGTCGCGCTGGAGTTGGGCGGCAAGGGCGCGAACATCATTCTCGACGACGCCGACCTGCCCGAGGCGGTCAGCCGGGGCCTGATGATGTCGTTCACCAATGGTGGCCAGGTCTGCGGCGCATGGCCGCGGATGCTGGTGCCCGCCTCCCGTCAGGACGAGGTCGTGGCGCTGGCCGTGGCGGCGGCGAAGCAGTACACCGTCGGCGACCCGACCGACGAGGCCACCCGGATCGGCCCGATGGCCTCCGAGGCCCACCGGCAGAAGGTCGTCGGATACATCGAGCGGGGCATCGCCGATGGCGCCCGGCTGGTGTTCGGTGGCCCGGATCGGCCCGAGGGCCTGGCGAAGGGCGCCTACGTCCAGCCGACGATCTTCGCCGACGTCGACCCGCGCTCCGCCATCGCCCAGGAGGAGATCTTCGGCCCGGTGCTGACGATCATCCCGTACGCGGACGAGGAGGAGGCCGTGGCCATCGCCAACGGCACGCTGTACGGCCTGACCAGTGGCGTCTTCGGCGAGCCTGAGCACGCGACGGCGGTCGCCCGGCGGCTGCGGGTGGGCCAGGTCGACGTGAACGCCGGTCACTGGAACCCGCTCGCGCCGTTCGGCGGCTACAAGCAGTCCGGCAACGGCCGCGAGTTCGGCCGCTTCGGCCTGGAGGAGTTCCTGGAGACCAAGTCCATCCAGCGTTGA
- a CDS encoding quinone oxidoreductase family protein: MIRAALLSACGTPPTIAERPAPVPADGEVAITVEAVPITPLDVLCASGTSYFGTPATPYVPGVQGVGRLADGTGVWFGTSAGMKPGVDGSMATTVAVPTADVVALPPDVPLTLLAALGLSAVAAHAALTHAGGLAAGEQVIVLGAGGVVGQAAVQLALLSGARRVIAVTRSAAARSRAEELGAAVSVPLLPDDDVASLADRLRDAADGPVDLVLDPVFGVPAAAALRVLRPAGRLVNLGSAAGATAPIESAVLRSGSLRMIGYTNNALSAEQRAASLAVVAGHAAAGRLTVDHETVPFASVADAWSRQDNGTAAGRLVLAL; the protein is encoded by the coding sequence GTGATCCGCGCGGCCCTGCTCAGCGCCTGCGGCACGCCACCGACGATCGCCGAGCGACCGGCCCCCGTGCCGGCCGACGGCGAGGTGGCGATCACGGTCGAGGCGGTGCCGATCACCCCGCTCGACGTGCTCTGCGCCAGCGGGACCAGCTACTTCGGCACGCCGGCCACCCCGTACGTGCCGGGCGTGCAGGGTGTCGGCCGGCTCGCCGACGGCACCGGAGTCTGGTTCGGCACCTCGGCCGGGATGAAGCCCGGGGTCGACGGCAGCATGGCGACCACGGTCGCGGTGCCCACCGCCGACGTGGTGGCGCTGCCGCCCGACGTACCGCTGACCCTGCTCGCCGCCCTGGGCCTCTCCGCCGTCGCCGCGCACGCAGCCCTGACCCACGCCGGCGGCCTCGCGGCCGGCGAACAGGTCATCGTGCTCGGCGCCGGTGGTGTGGTCGGTCAGGCGGCCGTCCAACTGGCCCTGCTCTCCGGGGCGCGCCGGGTGATCGCCGTGACCCGTTCCGCTGCGGCGCGGTCCCGGGCCGAGGAACTCGGCGCCGCGGTCTCCGTCCCGCTGCTCCCGGACGACGACGTCGCGTCCCTGGCCGACCGGCTGCGCGACGCCGCCGACGGTCCTGTCGACCTCGTCCTCGATCCGGTCTTCGGCGTCCCGGCCGCGGCGGCGCTGCGGGTGCTGCGCCCGGCTGGCCGCCTGGTCAACCTGGGCAGCGCCGCGGGCGCGACCGCGCCGATCGAGTCCGCCGTTCTCCGCAGCGGATCGTTGCGGATGATCGGCTACACCAACAACGCGCTGTCGGCCGAGCAGCGGGCGGCGTCGCTGGCCGTGGTGGCCGGGCACGCGGCCGCCGGTCGACTCACCGTCGACCACGAGACCGTGCCGTTCGCCTCGGTCGCGGACGCCTGGTCCCGGCAGGACAACGGCACGGCGGCTGGCCGCCTCGTCCTCGCGCTCTGA